A part of Amyelois transitella isolate CPQ chromosome 12, ilAmyTran1.1, whole genome shotgun sequence genomic DNA contains:
- the LOC106133138 gene encoding beta-1,4-N-acetylgalactosaminyltransferase bre-4 produces MPKLSLRNRLLHLRISTYAVVVLSLIAVERLFTSCSIYDYNSVPREQLTDAIYTATVPLTKAKLSQPHCPYDHILQDKNRIQNWEVPRSSKEIGNFSAQGIVDGSFMPENCQPMFSVAILVTYRNRQRHLDVFLPYMHNFLRKQNIHYKIYLIEQLDEKPWNKGVLYNIGAKYAIADKFPCLVLHDVDLLPLDAANLYVCMAQPRHVSASIDKFRFVLIYDWLVGGVMAIRSDQYISINGFSNSFQNWGGEDDDLADRILSNNLDILRFPRDMSEYTMLTHSHEPVNSARESVMQENKMLGHKDGMNSVKYDSVQVKAQRLCTWIGVKL; encoded by the exons ATGCCTAAACTATcattaaggaataggcttttaCACTTACGCATAAGCACTTATGCTGTAGTTGTACTAAGCCTCATAGCAGTCGAACGGCTCTTCACAAGCTGTAGCATTTATGATTATAACTCAGTGCCGCGGGAACAGCTAACAGATGCTATTTATACTGCTACTGTTCCTTTAACTAAGGCCAAATTATCCCAACCACACTGCCCATATGACCACATACTTCAGGACAAGAACAGAATTCAAAATTGGGAAGTTCCTAGAAGTTCCAAGGAAATTGGAAATTTCTCTGCACAGGGTATAGTGGATGGGAGTTTTATGCCTGAGAATTGTCAGCCGATGTTTAGTGTGGCGATACTAGTCACCTATAGGAACAGACAGCGGCACTTAGATGTATTTCTGCCATATATGCATAATTTTTTGAGAAagcaaaatatacattataa GATATATCTCATAGAGCAATTAGACGAGAAACCCTGGAACAAAGGCGTGCTCTACAACATCGGCGCCAAATATGCAATAGCGGACAAGTTCCCGTGCCTGGTGCTGCACGACGTGGACCTGCTGCCGCTGGACGCCGCCAACCTGTACGTGTGCATGGCGCAGCCCCGCCACGTGAGCGCCAGCATCGACAAGTTCCGATTTGTGCTCATATACGACTGGCTCGTGGGCGGGGTGATGGCGATCCGCTCCGATCAATACATCAGTATCAATGGATTTTcgaacagttttcaaaattgggGCGGTGAGGATGACGACTTAGCTGACAGGATACTGTCTAACAATCTTGACATTTTAAG ATTCCCCCGGGACATGTCTGAATACACAATGCTGACTCACAGCCACGAGCCCGTGAACAGCGCTCGGGAGTCTGTCATGCAGGAGAACAAAATGCTCGGCCACAAGGACGGCATGAACTCCGTCAAGTACGACTCTGTCCAGGTGAAGGCACAGCGGTTGTGCACGTGGATTGGCGTTAAGTTATAG